A single region of the Devosia sp. FJ2-5-3 genome encodes:
- a CDS encoding YdeI/OmpD-associated family protein produces the protein MSPALRPLRKREDMPDFVREALAERGLMAAYEARPAYQRNDYLLWINKVKGEQTKRRHLAQMLDELEAGGVYMKMRWNG, from the coding sequence ATGAGCCCTGCCCTGCGGCCGCTGCGCAAGCGCGAGGACATGCCCGACTTCGTGCGGGAGGCGCTTGCAGAGCGGGGGCTCATGGCCGCGTATGAGGCGCGGCCCGCCTATCAGCGCAACGATTATCTTTTGTGGATCAACAAGGTCAAAGGCGAGCAGACCAAGCGTCGCCATCTCGCACAGATGCTCGACGAACTCGAAGCCGGTGGCGTCTACATGAAGATGCGGTGGAACGGCTGA